One segment of Hemibagrus wyckioides isolate EC202008001 linkage group LG05, SWU_Hwy_1.0, whole genome shotgun sequence DNA contains the following:
- the aplnra gene encoding apelin receptor A: MDPTEYPDSYDYYEDNETACDYSEWEPSYSLIPVLYMLIFILGLSGNGMVIFTMWRSAKSKRRAADVYIGNLALADLTFVVTLPLWAAYTALGYHWPFGVALCKISSYVVLVNMYASVFCLTCLSFDRYLAIVHSLSSNHLRSRGTVMVSLGAIWLLSGTLAAPTLLFRTTVDDAVSNRTTCAMDFSLVTLNQRHESLWIAGLSLSSSALGFLLPFMAMTVCYCLIGCTVARHFGHLRKEDQKKRRLLKIITTLVVVFALCWTPFHVLKSMDALSYLGLAPTSCGFLHFLLLAHPYATCLAYINSCLNPFLYAFFDLRFRSRCLCLLSLKKVVHGHVSSASSTLSAQTQKSELHSLATKV; the protein is encoded by the coding sequence ATGGATCCCACGGAATACCCCGACAGCTACGATTATTATGAAGACAACGAGACGGCGTGCGACTACTCAGAGTGGGAGCCATCCTACTCCCTCATCCCTGTACTCTACATGCTCATCTTCATCCTCGGTCTATCCGGGAACGGGATGGTCATCTTCACCATGTGGCGTTCGGCCAAGTCCAAGCGCCGCGCTGCAGACGTCTACATCGGCAACCTGGCTTTGGCCGACCTGACCTTTGTGGTGACCCTGCCGCTGTGGGCTGCGTACACGGCACTGGGGTATCACTGGCCTTTCGGTGTGGCGCTTTGCAAGATCAGCAGCTACGTGGTGCTGGTGAACATGTATGCCAGTGTCTTTTGCCTCACCTGCTTGAGCTTTGATCGCTACCTGGCCATTGTGCACTCACTGAGCAGCAACCATCTTCGATCCAGAGGCACTGTGATGGTATCACTCGGTGCCATTTGGCTGCTTTCCGGAACTCTCGCAGCACCTACTCTGCTCTTTCGCACCACAGTGGATGATGCGGTCAGCAACCGCACCACCTGCGCCATGGACTTCAGCCTGGTGACCCTGAATCAGCGCCACGAGTCACTATGGATCGCCGGTTTGAGCTTGTCTTCCTCAGCTCTTGGTTTCTTGCTCCCCTTTATGGCCATGACCGTGTGCTACTGCTTGATTGGCTGTACGGTGGCACGCCACTTTGGCCACCTGCGCAAGGAAGATCAGAAAAAGCGGCGCCTCCTGAAGATCATCACTACTCTGGTGGTGGTCTTCGCCCTCTGCTGGACGCCTTTCCATGTGCTGAAGAGCATGGATGCGCTGTCATACCTGGGGCTGGCTCCAACCTCTTGTGGTTTCCTGCATTTCCTGCTGCTGGCTCACCCGTATGCCACCTGCCTGGCGTACATCAACAGCTGCCTCAACCCATTCCTCTATGCCTTCTTCGACCTGCGTTTCCGCTCGCGCTGCCTCTGCCTGCTCAGCCTGAAGAAGGTTGTGCACGGTCACGTCAGCTCTGCCTCATCTACTCTCAGCGCACAGACCCAGAAGTCCGAGTTGCACTCGCTTGCCACCAAAGTGTGA